From the Vidua chalybeata isolate OUT-0048 chromosome 28, bVidCha1 merged haplotype, whole genome shotgun sequence genome, one window contains:
- the TET3 gene encoding methylcytosine dioxygenase TET3: protein MEEGPINYVEERRLNEGSGFSLVNGGQPEAGGTVLMEPSRWSPGQPPATGKAHLEDVRNLVAFSAVAEAVSSYRLPPPGSPSLLYEKFDSEMSRGGLGTADGVPRGEDLHALKAALALAKHGVKPPNCNCDGPECPDYLEWLEQKIKTALGEEPVSPRPRAAAVPPPPPPEGAIDPQPVPEAAEPCPPDSLPFSQSALTIAKEKNISLQTAIAIEALTQLSAALPQPTGDGQPPPPPPAVPFGSGPLCPPGAVWQQGDEPRYPPEPGAAPEPFFGAAPPRGNFAASWGLEAEGAAGAGDPMAELEQLLGNADDYIKAAFKRPEATAGKATAPKTEPPERAPSKEAPGGPRLPPAPPEPNLHKKTQLVLQQHLHHKRSLFLEQSLAAASPPERPSGWWTPGAPAAPPKPFEKQPKEKKKKTPPEKPPPAKPLRKQVQIKKAKQKDSQPLFPPLWQISLEGFRAPADPPAEEMQTELPPPAFPHQPLALPLPAACPPPPNPLDGVPPASDSQERGAPGGGPQIHSAPAGSTGSEEAPAVPPPAGSAPIMVDDKLEELIRQFEAEFGENFNLPPPETPAPLPGAPAPAPQGSPTTATAAGPAPTPSSAPQARPKSVSPGKGPLSEPPFTARSPKQIKIESSGAITVVSTTCFYSEESQNPDVDDVDRTPTKDEVPLTPTLSGFLESPLKYLDTPTKSLLDTPAKRAQAEFPTCDCVEQIVEKDEGPYYTHLGSGPTVASIRELMEERYGEKGKAIRIEKVIYTGKEGKSSRGCPIAKWVIRRHNQEEKLLCLVRHRAGHHCQNAVIIILILAWEGIPRTLGDTLYQELTDTLTKYGNPTSRRCGLNDDRTCACQGKDPNTCGASFSFGCSWSMYFNGCKYARSKTPRKFRLVGDNPKEEELLRRSFQDLATEVAPLYKRLAPQAYQNQVTNEDVAIDCRLGLKEGRPFSGVTACMDFCAHAHKDQHNLYNGCTVVCTLTKEDNRVVGKIPEDEQLHVLPLYKMSSTDEFGSEENQNAKVGSGAIQVLTSFPREVRKLPEPAKSCRQRQLEARRAAAERKKLQKEKLMTPEKIKQEALELPTLQPNAGMALKGGIPPQPLKPSIKVEPQSHYNAFKYNGNAVVESYSVLGSCRPSDPYSMNSVYSYHSYYAQPNLPSVNGFHSKFALPSFGYYGFSSNHVFPSQFLNYGAPERSGSSWVSNGYEKKPDVSALQENLNHTYANSNFPEPIPHGVRSKNHHQRTYERANRYASQQKAAAATAGAHRTSSGSEEAPAFAQNCFGSRPIKQEPPDPPPTIEPLPSAAAVPGTGLTLPAVPAHGTAPEQRWSPFKAPRGTASPERTSTAEGSWSKLAPGSGGREKLSAFDAAVRLPPPEKQWSNVLAGEPAAAAHGSGLLPKPWSPCKLGETPLAGTGTPSLLGSLGFSSALPGLPGFTEESWGSVKVEEQRTPAPSPGLPEKPWEAAVGEKGAAGPHQEKPWDPFGLEEDLPEKAVKEEEEEEEEEEEEEEEEWSDSEHNFLDENIGGVAVAPAHGSILIECARRELHATTPLKKPNRCHPTRISLVFYQHKNLNQPNHGLALWEAKVKQLAERARARQEEAARLGLPPDAKAFAKKRKWGGALATEAPSKERRDSVPTRQAVAIPTNSAITVSSYAYTKVTGPYSRWI, encoded by the exons ATGGAAGAAGGGCCAATTAATTATGTGGAAGAAAGGCGGCTGAACGAGGGCAGCGGGTTCAGCCTGGTGAATGGGGGCCAGCCGGAGGCGGGGGGTACCGTGCTGATGGAGCCCAGCAGGTGGTCACCGGGCCAGCCGCCCGCCACTGGCAAAGCCCACTTGGAAGACGTCCGGAACCTGGTGGCCTTCTCAGCGGTGGCCGAAGCCGTTTCCTCCTACCGGCTCCCGCCACCGGGGTCGCCGTCGCTGCTGTACGAGAAGTTCGACTCGGAGATGAGCCGGGGTGGGCTGGGCACGGCGGACGGGGTGCCGCGGGGCGAGGACCTGCATGCCCTCAAGGCCGCCCTGGCTTTGGCCAAGCACGGTGTGAAGCCCCCCAACTGCAACTGCGACGGCCCCGAGTGCCCCGACTACCTGGAATGGCTGGAGCAGAAGATCAAGACGGCTCTTGGAGAAGAGCCGGTGTCaccgcggccccgcgccgccgccgtCCCCCCGCCTCCTCCCCCAGAAGGTGCTATCGACCCCCAGCCGGTGCCTGAGGCTGCCGAGCCGTGCCCGCCCGACAGCCTCCCCTTTTCCCAGAGTGCGTTGACCATCGCCAAGGAGAAGAACATCAGCCTGCAGACCGCCATAGCCATCGAAGCCCTCACGCAGCTCTCGGccgccctgccccagcccacgGGTGATGGgcagcccccgccgccgccccccgccgtCCCCTTCGGCTCTGGCCCCCTCTGCCCGCCGGGGGCCGTGTGGCAGCAAGGGGATGAGCCCCGCTACCCACCGGAGCCGGGAGCAGCACCTGAGCCATTTTTCGGCGCGGCACCTCCGCGGGGGAACTTCGCGGCCTCTTGGGGGCTGGAGGCCGAGGGGGCAGCGGGGGCTGGAGACcccatggcagagctggagcagctgctgggtaATGCTGACGACTACATCAAGGCGGCTTTCAAGAGACCCGAAGCAACGGCTGGCAAAGCGACAGCCCCCAAAACGGAACCCCCCGAGCGAGCACCCAGCAAAGAAGCACCGGGTGGGCCCCGCTTGCCGCCAGCGCCGCCAGAGCCCAACCTGCACAAGAAGACGCAGctggtcctgcagcagcacctccaccACAAGCGCAGCCTCTTCCTCGAGCAAAGCCTGGCGGCGGCGTCGCCCCCAGAGCGGCCGAGCGGCTGGTGGACCCCTggcgcccccgccgcgccccccaAGCCCTTCGAAAAGCAGCccaaagagaagaagaagaaaacgCCGCCTGAAAAGCCCCCGCCAGCCAAACCTCTCCGCAAGCAAGTGCAGATCAAGAAGGCGAAGCAGAAGGACTCGCAGCCGCTCTTCCCACCCCTCTGGCAGATCAGCCTGGAGGGGTTTCGGGCGCCCGCCGATCCCCCCGCCGAAGAGATGCAAACGGAGCTGCCGCCGCCGGCCTTCCCGCACCAGCCTCTTGCACTACCCCTGCCCGCAGCATGCCCCCCACCACCAAACCCCCTGGACGGCGTCCCCCCGGCTTCCGACTCTCAGGAAAGGGGTGCCCCCGGAGGGGGCCCCCAAATTCACTCGGCGCCGGCGGGCTCGACCGGCTCGGAGGAAGCACCGGCTGTGCCCCCGCCAGCCGGCTCGGCTCCCATCATGGTGGATGACAAGTTGGAAGAGCTCATCCGACAATTTGAAGCCGAATTTGGGGAGAATTTCAACCTGCCGCCCCCTGAGACGCCTGCCCCGCTGCCGGGGGCGCCAGCACCAGCCCCACAAGGGTCTCCCACCACGGCCACCGCCGCCGGCCCGGCTCCCACTCCCAGCAGCGCTCCCCAAGCCAGACCCAAAAGCGTCTCTCCAGGGAAGGGGCCGCTGTCAGAGCCACCCTTCACTGCCCGCTCCCCCAAACAGATCAAAATCGAGTCTTCTGGTGCTATCACCGTGGTGTCTACCACGTGTTTTTACTCTGAGGAAAGCCAAAACCCAGACGTGGACGATGTCGACAGAACGCCCACCAAGGACGAGGTGCCGCTGACGCCGACCCTGAGCGGCTTCTTGGAGTCTCCGCTGAAATACCTGGACACACCAACCAAAAGCCTCCTGGACACCCCTGCCAAGAGGGCGCAGGCTGAATTCCCCACCTGTGACTGCGTTG AGCAAATCGTGGAGAAGGATGAGGGGCCCTATTACACCCACCTGGGCTCGGGGCCCACCGTGGCCTCCATCCGGGAGCTCATGGAGGAGCG GTATGGTGAGAAGGGCAAGGCCATCCGCATCGAGAAGGTCATCTACACAGGCAAGGAGGGCAAGAGCTCCCGGGGCTGCCCCATCGCCAAGTGG GTGATCCGCAGGCACAACcaggaggagaagctgctgtgcctggtgcGGCACCGCGCCGGCCACCACTGCCAGAACGCCgtcatcatcatcctcatcctggCCTGGGAGGGCATACCCCGCACGCTGGGGGACACGCTCTACCAGGAGCTCACCGACACCCTCACCAAGTACGGCAACCCCACCAGCCGCCGCTGCGGCCTCAACGACGA CCGGACCTGCGCATGCCAAGGCAAGGACCCCAACACCTGCGGTGCTTCCTTCTCCTTcggctgctcctggagcatgTACTTCAACGGCTGCAAATACGCCCGCAGCAAAACTCCCCGCAAGTTCAGGCTGGTGGGAGACAATCCCAAAGAG GAAGAGCTGCTCCGGAGAAGCTTTCAGGACTTGGCCACCGAGGTTGCTCCACTTTACAAGAGGCTGGCACCGCAAGCCTACCAAAACCAG GTCACCAACGAGGATGTAGCCATCGACTGCCGGCTGGGCTTGAAGGAGGGGAGGCCGTTCTCGGGGGTGACGGCGTGCATGGACTTCTGTGCTCACGCTCACAAGGACCAGCACAACCTCTACAACGGCTGCACCGTG GTCTGCACGCTGACGAAGGAAGACAATCGTGTGGTGGGGAAAATTCCCGAAGATGAGCAGCTGCACGTCCTCCCCCTCTACAAGATGTCCAGCACGGATGAATTCGGCAGCGAGGAGAACCAAAACGCCAAGGTGGGCAGCGGGGCCATCCAGGTGCTCACGTCCTTCCCCCGCGAGGTCCGCAAGCTGCCCGAGCCTGCCAAGTCCTGCCGGCAGCGGCAGCTGgaagccaggagagctgctgccgAGAGGAAGAAGCTGCAGAAAGAGAAGCTGATGACGCCAGAGAAAATCAAGCAGGAAGCGCTCGAGCTCCCCACGCTCCAGCCAAATGCAG GTATGGCGTTGAAAGGCGGGATACCCCCGCAGCCGCTGAAACCCTCCATCAAGGTGGAACCCCAGAGCCATTACAACGCCTTCAAGTACAACGGCAACGCCGTGGTGGAGAGCTACTCGGTGCTGGGCAGCTGCCGGCCCTCTGACCCGTACAGCATGAACAGTGTTTACTCTTACCATTCCTACTATGCACAGCCCAATCTGCCTTCCGTGAATGGGTTTCACTCCAAGTTCGCACTTCCCTCCTTCGGGTATTACGGCTTTTCCAGCAACCACGTGTTCCCCTCGCAGTTTCTCAATTATGGGGCGCCCGAGAGGAGCGGGAGCAGCTGGGTCAGCAACGGCTACGAGAAGAAGCCCGACgtctcagcactgcaggagaaCCTCAATCACACCTACGCGAACAGCAATTTCCCCGAGCCCATCCCGCATGGCGTGCGGAGCAAAAACCATCACCAGCGCACCTACGAGCGAGCCAACCGCTACGCCAGCCAGCAGAAAGCAGCGGCGGCAACGGCTGGGGCACACAGGACTAGCTCGGGCTCGGAGGAGGCACCGGCGTTTGCACAGAACTGTTTCGGCAGCCGGCCCATCAAGCAGGAGCCTCCAGATCCCCCGCCCACCATTGAGCCCCTTCCCAGCGCCGCGGCCGTGCCCGGCACTGGCTTAACGCTGCCGGCCGTCCCTGCACACGGCACGGCGCCGGAGCAGCGGTGGAGCCCCTTCAAGGCGCCCCGCGGCACGGCTTCCCCTGAGAGGACTAGCACGGCCGAGGGCTCGTGGAGCAAGCTGGCGCCGGGCTCGGGCGGGCGGGAGAAGCTGAGCGCCTTCGACGCCGCCGTGCGCTTGCCACCGCCGGAGAAGCAGTGGTCCAACGTCCTGGCGGGAGAGCCAGCGGCGGCGGCGCATGGCTCGGGCTTGCTGCCGAAACCGTGGAGTCCCTGCAAGCTGGGGGAGACGCCGCTGGCCGGCACGGGCACCCCGAGCCTGCTGGGGTCACTGGGGTTCAGCTcggctctgccagggctccccGGCTTCACTGAGGAGTCATGGGGCTCCGTGAAGGTGGAGGAGCAGAGGACACCGGCACCCAGCCCGGGGCTGCCGGAGAAGCCATGGGAGGCAGCGGTGGGTGAGAAGGGGGCGGCAGGGCCCCACCAGGAGAAGCCGTGGGACCCCTTTGGCCTGGAGGAGGATCTGCCGGAGAAGGCAgtgaaggaggaagaggaagaggaggaagaagaggaggaggaagaggaagaggagtggTCGGACAGCGAGCACAACTTCCTGGACGAGAACATCGGCGGAGTGGCCGTGGCACCCGCCCACGGCTCCATCCTCATCGAGTGCGCCCGCCGCGAGCTCCACGCCACCACCCCACTGAAGAAACCCAACCGCTGCCACCCCACCCGCATCTCCCTCGTCTTCTACCAACACAAGAACTTGAACCAGCCCAACCACGGCCTGGCGCTGTGGGAGGCCAAGGTGAAGCAGCTGGCGGAGCGGGCTCGGGCACGGCAGGAGGAGGCGGCGCGTCTGGGGCTGCCGCCAGACGCCAAAGCCTTTGCCAAGAAGCGCAAGTGGGGCGGCGCGTTGGCGACCGAGGCGCCCAGCAAGGAGAGGAGGGACTCGGTCCCCACGCGGCAGGCGGTGGCCATCCCCACCAACTCTGCCATCACTGTGTCCTCCTACGCCTACACCAAGGTGACGGGCCCCTACAGCCGCTGGATCTGA
- the BOLA3 gene encoding bolA-like protein 3 — MGAPPGMAAAGLSRGPLWLRCRSWRGLASGTDGESRLARLLREKFPRASAIKVVDISGGCGAMYEIHVESEEFREKRPVQQHQMVTQALSEEIKHMHGLRIFTSAPKA; from the exons ATGGGCGCGCCCCCCGgcatggcggcggcggggctgaGCCGGGGCCCG ctctggctgcgctGCCGCTCCTGGCGGGGTTTGGCCTCCGGGACGGACGGCGAGTCGCGCCTGGCCCGGCTGCTGCGAGAGAAGTTCCCGCGGGCCTCGGCCATCAAGGTCGTGGATATCTCAG GAGGCTGCGGCGCCATGTACGAGATCCACGTGGAGTCGGAGGAGTTCCGGGAGAAGCGGCCGGTGCAGCAGCATCAGATGGTGACACAG GCCCTGAGCGAGGAGATCAAGCACATGCACGGCCTGCGCATCTTCACCTCGGCCCCCAAGGCCTGA